In Humulus lupulus chromosome 6, drHumLupu1.1, whole genome shotgun sequence, a single genomic region encodes these proteins:
- the LOC133785757 gene encoding uncharacterized protein LOC133785757: MAGAKDDSLQSINVQLNGQNYSYWHYVMKFFLKGKRMWGYVSGTSTKPTNDKDESFAEQLDLWDANNSKIITWINNSVQQSMGIQLAKYETAKEVWEHLERLYTQSNFAKQYQLEIDIRALQQNNMNVQEFYSAMSNLWDQLALTESAELRAFAPYIARRDAQRLVQFLMALQDEFEGLRGTILHHSPLPSVDSVVNELLAEEIQLKSRVDKGGTEKGILPSPNPSIFAVPHRPTSNNQHKTQAKVGYDECSFCKQKGHWKAQCPKLLNRA; the protein is encoded by the coding sequence ATGGCTGGCGCAAAAGATGATTCGCTTCAGTCCATCAATGTGCAATTGAATGGGCAGAATTATTCGTATTGGCATTATGTTATGAAATTTTTTCTAAAAGGGAAACGTATGTGGGGTTATGTTTCTGGAACTTCCACGAAACCAACGAACGATAAGGATGAGAGCTTTGCAGAACAGTTGGATCTTTGGGATGCCAACAATTCGAAAATCATTACTTGGATCAACAACTCAGTTCAACAATCAATGGGTATCCAATTGGCGAAATATGAGACGGCGAAGGAAGTTTGGGAGCACTTGGAAAGGCTGTATACACAATCTAATTTCGCAAAGCAGTATCAGTTGGAGATTGACATTCGGGCCCTTCAACAGAATAACATGAACGTTCAGGAATTTTATTCTGCTATGTCTAATCTGTGGGATCAGCTTGCTTTGACTGAATCAGCGGAGTTACGGGCATTTGCCCCTTACATTGCTCGGAGAGACGCACAACGTCTGGTTCAGTTTTTGATGGCTCTTCAAGATGAGTTTGAAGGTCTTCGTGGAACAATCCTGCATCACAGTCCTCTTCCGTCGGTTGATTCGGTGGTTAATGAGTTGTTAGCAGAAGAGATTCAATTGAAGTCTCGTGTTGATAAAGGGGGGACGGAAAAAGGGATTCTTCCTTCTCCGAATCCCTCTATCTTTGCAGTTCCTCATCGGCCAACCTCCAACAATCAACACAAGACTCAAGCCAAGGTTGGCTACGACGAATGCAGTTTTTGCAAGCAAAAGGGACACTGGAAGGCTCAATGTCCCAAACTGTTGAACAGGGCGTAA